The genome window CCCTGGCACAGCCCTCCAcctgccttcccttcccctgACTGGCACAGCTCTCCACCTGCCTTCCCTTCCCATGGCACAGCCCCTACCTGCCACCCCTTCGCTTGGTCCACCCCTCCATCtgctcctctccagccctccccctgcctcaggccATTGTACAGCCtctgtcatgggtgctgggatgtgCTCCATCACTGCCTCTAGGCCAAGGTCTGGAAGCCTCCTCAACCTGGCCTTCATCCCATACCCACCTCCTCTGAACATCCTCCTGTGGCTGCTCTGACCTGGAGACCTAAGCAACCCTAAAAGTAGGGAGGGATCTGCAGTCCTGGCAGTTGAGGAAGTGGTGGTAGGAATGCCAGGGGCAGGAGGCAAGGAGGCAGGCAGACTGAGCATGCGGAATCCTGATGGAGAGAGCACCTTCCGATGCCCTGCAATCCAGCCACTCCTCAGCGCCATCTCCCCTGGTCATTGTCCACAGCTCCAATGCTTGCCCAGAGCCCAACTCATGGGTCAGGATCCCAATCCTCAAAGGAGCTGGTGGAGCAAGGGAAGACACGGAAAAAGGAGGTGCGTGGATCTCCACAGGAGGCCTTTGGCCAGGCGGGTCTGGGGTTGAGTCACAGTCCATCCAAGCACAGGCTGGACCTCTCTATGTAGGCAAGGCCTCACACACAAGGGGAGCCCTGGTGAGTCACAGGAACACCGAGTGAGAAGAGCAGACATAAGAAGGGAGCTGTGAGGGTGCCAGACAGGGGCACACTGTCAGCCTCTGGCAGCGAGCTCCGTGGGGCCAGACCTAGctcagagagcagcagcagcagccaaggcAGAGGGAATCCACTTCAGAGGAGCCTGGTCCCCatcaggagaggaagagggagggatgtGAGGGTTGAGATAGAGGAacgagagagagggagggagagaggggggggggagagattgGCAAGGAGGGAAATGTCAGTTCCTGGGAAAGCACACAGCCACATTCTGGGAAGGGCTGGACTGCAGAGAAATCAGAAAAGCGAGATAAATAGGGATGGTGCTCACAGCTCTGAAACGACAGGAATGTGGATGGTGACAGATTTTTAGGTGACCTGCAGGAATCTCACACGATTAGCAACTGTGTGAGGGCAAAGGTCTCTCTGGTGCTCTCACACTTCTCACTGCTTTCAACATGGTGCCCTCCAGGTGAGATGAGCAAGGGCTGGGTGGGCCTGAGGATACTGAAGGGTGCCCCCGACACTCCCTGTGTACGTGGTCCCTGGCCAGGACTAACAGGGGGGCCATGGCCAGCACCGTGCTACAGAAAGGCCAGCCGGCATTAATCGAAGCCCAGGTGctgcaaacagaaaagaaaaaaaagattattttaaaccCTGCTGCCCTCTTGGCTGGATGCCAGGTTCCCCAAGGGTAGCCAGCCTCCCCCTAGAATTCACACTCCTCCAGGTAGCCTTCATCCTTTCCTGGAGAGCTTTTTTGAACTGAGAGTGAAATCATTTGGCAAGTcttggaagataaaaaaaaaaggggggggggggggggacttgagTTCAACTTAAAAGCAGAGCAAGTTACAAAGGCCAAATGTAAATTTACTCTAGGTCGAAAGCCAAAGCCCTGATATGGTGGCAGGCGCCCCACAGTCCCCATTGTCCCTGCCGTCTGTGGGCAGCTTGGTCACTCCTCCAGCTGCATGCTTCCTGGGCTTGCCTGCCGTTTGAAAGCACACTTTCCTGTCCCCAGTCAAGTCCTGAGGGTCGCATGGGGCGTGCAAAAGGACAGTTTCCTTTGGTCCATTTGAAGAGGCCAGTTGCTGGAGCTGTTAGTTAGActcagagcctgggccctgggcTGTTAGTGAGCCTCACCAAGCCAGGCTCAGCCTATCTGCAGTTCACTAATTAAATCCACAAGTGattgtgaaaagcagagaaaggagatgtcTTCGATGTGGCCACATCAGAGAGAGGAACACATAAAGAGGtccagtgaccccccccccaaacccctcTTCCCGTTGTCTGTCTCTGGGGTCCTGCATGAGCTTTCCCTTCAATAGAAGCAAGAGGCATGCATAGCTAAGCTGTCCTGACCTGGGTGAGGTCCCATCTATCACTGGCCCATCTCTAGGCTCCAGTCTgtcctgcaaggtggtctgatAAGTTATCAggactgtgtgaaatctcttcctgggaggCAAGTTCCTCCCCTGGCACTGGGGCTTCAgactttcccctcccccaacatggAATTCTTGGGGAAATTTTAATACTTTGGGGTCTGAGGTTGCAGCAGGCTGTTGTCTACCCTGTCAGGACATCTACATGCCCGAGTGAAAAGCTCAGGGGGCTGACATCCTAGAAAACCAATGGAAAATCccaaaaatctttatttaaaaaaaaaaaaagctgctgtcTGAGTTACCCTCCGAGCCTCGCTTGGCTTCTCAATGGCCTGCTTTTTGACTGAAAAATTcagtttctgctttttttctcaGCTAGCTTTTTGGAAACATCAAGAGCAATATACACTGTGCCACGGGGGGTGAATGTTTTAATAAAGCACAAAATGCCAGAATTAAAGCCTTTAGAATTACAATAAACGGCCAAGATCCCTCTGCCCTGTAGACCACTGCCCTGTGGACAAGGCTGCCTCGCCCTCCCAGAAATTcccagttcttttttattttcaactgttttgctctttttttatttatttatcgtgtgtgtgtgtgtgtgtgtgtgtgtgtgtgtgtgtgtgtgtgtgcagtctgttctcttcttcttccatgtgggttgtgggatcaaactcaggtcctcaggccctgggacttggtggcaagcactctgCCTGCTAAGCTATCTCAACAGCCCGGTCACCAGTTCTGTAGCCATCTCATGTTTGGGAAGTGTGCCAGGGCAAATTTTACAGCAAGCATCTAATCATGTTAGAAACATGTTATAAAAGGCCGGCATGGTTGACGTTTACTGCTCTGGAGCGGTACTAGGGGTTTTACACACTGAACATTAAGAATCCTgcagagagcatcagatccttgaagctggagctacaggtggctgTAGGCTGCCTGAGTGGGCGCtgctaaccactaagccatccacccagccccagccaccttttctttttgagaccaagtctcttACGAGCCTGAATCTCGTtagaggctaggctggctggccaacgagattcagggatccttctgtctcttcctacccagtgctgggagtatGAGTCCACAGCACTGTGCCCCCAGGCTTTTCACACATGAGGCTTTAATTCTGTGTCTTCATACCCCCAGCTCCAGGTGTCTGTCTTGCTTGCAGGCTCCAGGTGGAAAAAAGACTCAGCAGCTGGATCTAGACTTGAATGTGCGTCTTCATCCTGTGCTGACTGGAGTCTTCAAAGTCACTCTCTTCAAGGGGTCTGCAAGAAACTGCCCACTGAAAAGAAAAGTGGCAAAAGCAGATgtggtgtgcttgtgtgtctgcACGATGCATACCCCAGAGGGAACCCCAAGTGTGTCCGTGCTGGGCTACAAGGTCTCTTATGACTTGCATTGTGCAAGTTTTCTCCAAATGAAtttgtaactttttcttttctttttttttttttaatttgatttttggtttttcaagacagggtttctctgtgtaacagctctggttatcctggaacttgctttgtagaccaggctggcctcaagatcacaaagatctgcctgcctctgcctctcaagtgctaggattaaaaggagtgtgccaccaccgcctggcataacTTTTAGAAATGCAAAAAACGTCTCTCATGAAAAAAAGTGTCTTTCCAAAATCAGCCTACAACCTACAAGCTGCAAGCACCCCGACACTCAGAAGTATCACACCGCAGCTTGATGATGGCCCAGGAATCGGACTCTGCTTACCCATTTATTCTGTGGCTCTGAGCAGCCATTGGGGTGGTTGTGTGgctgttttcctcttcctttcgTCATTAGCTTTTAAGTTATTAACACTAGTTTTGTGCTTTCTAGAGGCAGAGCATTGGCTCAACGCTCCTGTTCCTCAGCTGGGTGTGTATGTCATGCTTAAGCCCATACCTAGGGTTTGTCCATGCATATTCACCAATGATCACTGTAAGTATGGAATGCAAAGTGTTTATAAACACCGTGTACATGAAGGCTCGGTGTGggccagttggtagagtgcttgcctgagtttcatccccaatAACGCACAAAATGAGCTGGGATGGcccacacttgtaattccagcacttcggAGGTGAAGGCAGCAGACCCAGAgcttcaaggttatccttagctacgaagtgagtttgaggccaggaccCTGCCTAAATAACGGCACAtcatacaatgtatttcctgCCCTCTTAGTTCATTATAATAATGTTTACATATATgaaggaaaaagtaaagaaatccaGCGCAAATTTTGGccaccctccctcttcccctcccccccactagCCATTCAAATCTGCATGCCTTCTGtgtccacccccacctcccctcccgaCTGAAAATCCTTGTCTCCTAAAACTCTAACAGGTGGCCACAAAGTAAGGGCCAATCAGAGACAGCCAGGTTTCCTACCGGTTGCCAACTCAAATGTTCTACAAGGGTCTGCCAGCCTGCAGTGTTCTGCTGAGTTCATGCATTCCAGGCCACGTTCTGGGGTAATTACACCCCCTTTGTTTTAACTACAGCACACTATGGCAAGAAGTCATTTTTCCCAGCTTGCAGGTCCACTCTGCAAGACTCTCCCACcgaagaaaaatgagagaaaacaccaCCTAAGTGAAGTAGCAATGATATTTGGGCACAGATGTGACTGCATTCTTTCGCCGGAGTTGGTTTCCAGTAGAAAAGGGATGCTTTCCTCACCGGAAGTGTCATCGAGCTCCTGCAGTTTTCCTGTTGCCCTGTACAGGCTTCCAGAATGTGGAGTCAAGTTTTAAAAGTGGCTCTCAACCGGCAAACCAGCCTCCCTAAGCCCTGCTGGTAAATCGGCCGAATGGCCTTCTAAGAAAAACagcaccccacccctcccttccccgAAGGCTCGCGGGCTGCCGGGCAGCCGAGCTGACAGCGAGAAAGCCCCACGTGGGCTTCCCCTGACAAACCCAGCCAGCTTGGAACAGGCAGTGAAAGCCAGAAGCACTAAGCGAACAGGAAAAAGTCCTCTCACTGGGACGTGTCCCCCAGATCCTTCTCAAAAGATAATCTTGGCTCCCAAGCGTTTCTCCTCCGACTTTAAAAGGAATTGTGGGTAGCAGCAGCCCTCACTGATGTGGGCAGAGGCACTCAGAATAGGAACTGGCAGATGCCCACCCCACTCAGACTGGCTCACGCCTATTTATATAGGACTGTGCCTTCCAACTTTTGCTAAGATACTGTAACTTCCATCACGGCTGTGACAAAATGATGATTCATACTTAAAACGCAGTCACTGGTGTCATATTTGATATTAATACTTTAGTCGCGTTGCTTTTCAGAGcaattaaaaggagaaagttcCTGAAAGCAAAAGCGGTCCACCCCCATCCACAGGCACCACGGAGGGCAGAGTTGCAGAAGGCAGCTCATTGTATTGGAAGGCACAGGGCCTCCCGCAAGCTGTTCAGATAAGCAGCTGTCGGAGGCaaggggggaggggcaagggggaggggaggaactggAGGCAGAAGTCTCTGTTATCGGATTGGATTGCAAGCCTTGAGCTCCTGCACCGGGATGCCTTATCTCAAGTATGCTCCTGTCTTGCAAGTTTAAAATCTTCCTGAAAGGATAAAACAGTACCGGCCCCAAGTTCTCCTCCTTACCACTCGccagcaccccctcccccaccgccaGCCCCAAGAGGCTGTAATTTCTTGCCCAACAGAAAGGCGGTCACAGGTGCCATAGAGCTCCATCAACCACCAGAAACACCCTTTACCACCTCCCCCTGAGATCAGAGTCCCCCTACCCTCAATAAAAGGCAGAGGTTTGTTTCAATAAGTTTATTGTGAAATTCAAAGCTTCCACGATAGCGTCCTTTAGAAAATGAAAGCATTGCCCAGGATCCGTTTTGGAAAGAGCAGTGCAGCCTGCGAAGTCCGGCTCGCTCCTGCAGCTGGCCACTCCTGCAGCTGTACCAAGTCCAGGCCGCGTGCCTTGCCTTTTCCCCTCCTTTCACTGGAAGGCTGCTGAGTCACGCCTGCCTCACCAGTCGGTTCTTCCCGGCCCTGCGGCCAACGTCCCTGCCCAGGCCTTCCTGTGCTAGCAGCCTCTCTGGACACTGGCAGAGTCCTGGGCTCGGAACAAGGTGTCCCCGCTGCCGCCAGGCCCCCTTCTTGGGAGCCTTTCGCTCCTCGCTCTCCAGGCAACACCGCCCGCCAGTCTCCATGCGCACTCGAGCGCCCTCGGAGGGCCGCTCCCGAGCCAGCAGCGCGCTAGAGCGTCACCAAGTCGATCAGACCAAGGTCCCTGCCAGACTGTCACTCGGGAAGTGTGATGCTGGGCACCCAGTCGTTGAAGCTGCGGCTCTCCTCGCAGAACAAGCTGAGTTTCTCCAAGGCAGGGTCCTTCCACGTGTCCTCATTAgggttctgtattttaaaaaaaaaaataacttgggTCAGCCAGGCTGGCCGTTGGCCAAGACGGGTGGGGGAAGAGTGGCGTGGAGAGGTAGTAGCAGCAACTCACCGAAATAAGGATGCAGTGCAGGTCTCCTGGCGCACCCGCCTCGTCGTCTGCGCCCACGATCGCCGCTAGCCGCTGCACATCACCCACGCGCACGATGTCAATGTCGTTCTCACAGCAGAACGCCTGTATCAGCGTGAAATGGATCTGCAGCGCTATGTCGCCCTCATCCTCTTCATCGGCCGCCAGCACGCAAAAGGTCACATTGTCGGGGTCCCTGCAAAGCGGATGGGAAGGGACAAGGTCAGAGTCGATGCCACCCCCAGGCCTCCCAGCCGCgccaacccccacccctgcacgCGGCGGGGCCTCTCTCCACTCACACATTCAGGACTTTGGCGGACTCGTAGACGCCAGCGGTCAGGCAGCCCTGGCGCTGCGCCGACAGCAGAAGTTCGTGCAGCGCTTTCCCGGCGCCCTGCATCCTGTGAAAGAACAAGCCCGGTGAGTGGGGACCGGCACGGGGACGCGGTGGAGATCCCAGCCCTGACCTCCAAGTCCCAGCTGGCTCCTTAGCCGAGACCTGCCTGGCGCCAGCATTCCTGACTCCCAACTCCAACCTGGCGCCCACACACCCGGATCCCCAGTCCCGACTTGGCGCCCACACCTCTGGCACCCTAGTCATGATCTGGCGCCCTCATTCCCCATCACCCAGTCTCGACCTGGCGCCTGCACCCCCGGTTCCCTACTCCTGATCTTAGAGCCCATAGCCCGGGCTCCCCAACCCCGACCTGGTGCCAGAACCCTAGACTCTAGCTCTAGGAATAAATCCAATGTGGTCCCTCCGCCTGGGCACCTCGCTGTCAGACAGTGCATGGCTCCCACCCCGCAAACTTCCATCCTAGAAGACCCTGAAAGATCGCTACCCGACAAGTCCAATTCTCGGCACCCCAAAACCCACCTACCTGGCTGTGCTTTCCGGAACTGCGTCCTGGCCACGGACTTCTTCCAGAGTCATTGTGCGATCCACGAACAGCAAGTTATCCAAAAGTGAAGGGTGCGGAGGGAACCGAGGGAACCCGAGCGCAGGCAAGGAGCCCCACAACCCGAGCCGCGCGCCCACCACCAGCGAGTGCGCCAGGCACGGCCGCGCGGGTCCTTTTATAGACCGGCCCGCGCGACGCCGCCAGCTGGCGGGAGGCTGCGCTCCCATTGGCCAGCGCCCGCTTTCTGATGCAAATGAGGCGGCAGGCCCGCGGCTCGTGCCAGAAGGCCACGTGGGGAGGGGTGCGGGGGATGACACAGCCTCAAATCTGCCGCTTTTGTCAGGGTGTTACCAGGCAGACTGGAGCCTGCAGATTTCATCTCGCCTTTCTTTTTTGTAAGTCCttaaaaggaaaaagttaaaaaaaaaaaaacaaaaaccaacaacgtTGTTTGCTAATACGATACTGGAATTTGTGAAATGCACACTTGGAGAATGTAAAAGtcttttttgcatttatgtttattGCGacctttctaattttttcttattctcaATTTGAAGTTTATAGGGCTGTTGCACTGAAACCGAAACTTAAAGTCAAAGGTTTGCAACTGCAGCTGACTCCAGGCCAAGGCCGCCACTAGAACTCAGGACTCAGCGCCTTTCAGGGTCGCGGCTGCAAGGTCTGAgccgccgcccccacccccacccccaccccgtcccgTCCCCCACCCCTGGCCCCTGGCAGATCGCTGTGGGGCGCGGGCAGCAGGGACCAGCAGATTGCTGCCGGCACACGCGGCTCGTTTGCATTTCTATACGGGGCACACAAAAGAGGAGGTCTGGCGTGTGGCAGTTCGCAGTGGGGACAATCGACGCTTTCTCTTTCATAGCAACACTGTCCACCTGCCGccgggtggggtgggcagagccCCGCCGCGCGCGGGGGTCGCGGGGTTGCCCGGCACGTGGGGGTCTGAGCCGCGTGCCGCTCCCCCGCCCCTGGGTGCGCACCTCTTGGACTTGCCCTGGCTGCTGGGATTCTGATGCACGCGTCCCCAGCTGCGGAAAGGGCTGTGAAGCACACAGGGCCACTACGCCCGAAACCCTGAGGTTCCGGGGTTcagactccaggagcttggcacACGCTGTTCCACAATGCTTTTCCCAGAGCGCCGCCTACGGGCCGGCCTAAGAAAGATCCAGATCTCCCCATCGACCCACCCCATACAGCCTCGCGTTGACCTCTCTAGGGTCTTGGCCTGGGGCACCCTGGACACCAAGGCCTTGTGCAATATGTGCATTAATTAGATTCAGAGTAGAGCCTGCACCCAGCGCCCCGGGGCTGGGGAGCAaaaggagcctgccacc of Peromyscus leucopus breed LL Stock chromosome 5, UCI_PerLeu_2.1, whole genome shotgun sequence contains these proteins:
- the Gadd45g gene encoding growth arrest and DNA damage-inducible protein GADD45 gamma; protein product: MTLEEVRGQDAVPESTARMQGAGKALHELLLSAQRQGCLTAGVYESAKVLNVDPDNVTFCVLAADEEDEGDIALQIHFTLIQAFCCENDIDIVRVGDVQRLAAIVGADDEAGAPGDLHCILISNPNEDTWKDPALEKLSLFCEESRSFNDWVPSITLPE